A window from Podospora bellae-mahoneyi strain CBS 112042 chromosome 1 map unlocalized CBS112042p_1, whole genome shotgun sequence encodes these proteins:
- a CDS encoding uncharacterized protein (EggNog:ENOG503P4WS) codes for MSAVKNLRAMFEQKGENSPPDRGRSPGAPFVSGAESPRPLAKVRTSFIAIEKDGRMGLTREGSQDSVPGIRKLSGGSSEMTTPTAGKEISNPFEKFERLTSTPKTFLGDQPIVESPQAKAEEKTATSPVKEVNVAQTPTAPIVKEEVKTPEPALDGTAEKTVTPAPKPETKEPVNETSGANEEKETTATKEATKPTTTTTITPQPAVKPMTTSSTGKLDVKSAKSPVTTKPPKSPALRPQPNLAAPKQTPERKVSHTEKTMTPKAATPAAKASAPSSVKKPPPLHASPAATGFVKPKVKSPTRPVKLPPGLTTHTAASGSKVHGDSAQHASSLARSASRTSMSGTTGKAAPGKTLKRQSSTVGRSRPSIGPPPPQPAKDHAPKKEKPVDESFLARMMRPTQASANKVTQKVPISPPRHGPASRRTSPASKPRVKKAVSRPHSATSGHSAPSASQTSLAPAAEIVPASKSAEDDAKHAALDAVSEKTAVQEVAVLAEQAETAEEAVEAAKEVEGEITLPETSPGVKAVTNSMERMSVGSADSKAEVSGHSNDNTSSPSPSATEETEASVIDNKESHSEISAIAA; via the exons ATGAGTGCCGTCAAGAACCTTCGCGCCATGTTTGAGCAAAAGGGGGAAAACAGTCCTCCAGACCGGGGTCGTTCGCCTGGTGCGCCTTTTG TTTCCGGCGCCGAGTCCCCACGTCCGCTGGCCAAAGTCCGAACGAGCTTCATCGCAATCGAAAAAGACGGTAGGATGGGCTTGACACGAGAAGGCAGCCAGGATTCAGTGCCGGGGATTCGAAAGCTCAGCGGTGGATCTAGCGAAATGACGACGCCGACTGCTGGAAAGGAGATCTCGAATCCGTTCGAGAAATTTGAGAGGCTCACGAGCACACCAAAAACTTTCCTTGGAGACCAACCAATTGTGGAATCACCACAGGCGAAGGCAGAAGAGAAAACGGCGACATCGCCGGTCAAGGAAGTGAATGTCGCACAAACACCGACCGCACCTATTGTGAAGGAGGAAGTGAAGACCCCAGAGCCAGCCCTGGATGGCACTGCGGAGAAGACAGTcacaccagcaccaaagcCGGAGACCAAAGAGCCAGTAAACGAGACAAGCGGTGCgaatgaggagaaggagacgacTGCCACCAAGGAAGCCAcgaaacccaccaccaccaccaccatcacaccaCAGCCGGCAGTGAAGCCGATGACAACTTCTTCGACAGGAAAGCTCGATGTAAAATCTGCGAAATCGCcagtcaccaccaagccccCGAAGAGCCCAGCTCTGAGACCTCAGCCGAATTTGGCTGCGCCTAAACAGACGCCCGAAAGGAAAGTGTCCCACACCGAAAAGACAATGACACCAAAAGCAGCCACTCCCGCCGCAAAGGCCTCTGCTCCTTCCTCGGTGAAGAAGCCACCTCCGCTCCATGCATCCCCCGCAGCCACAGGGTTTGTCAAGCCAAAGGTCAAGTCACCAACAAGACCAGTCAAGCTTCCTCCAGGCCTCACAACGCATACGGCTGCCTCCGGTTCCAAGGTCCACGGCGACAGCGCACAACACGCCAGTTCCCTCGCACGCTCCGCCAGCAGAACAAGCATGTCGGGCACCACTGGCAAAGCCGCCCCGGGTAAAACGCTCAAACGACAGAGTTCGACCGTTGGCCGCTCCCGGCCGAGCATAGgaccccctccgcctcagccagccaaggACCATGCTCCtaagaaggagaagccggTTGACGAGAGTTTCCTCGCGCGTATGATGCGGCCTACCCAAGCCTCTGCCAACAAGGTCACACAAAAGGTGCCCATTTCTCCACCCAGACATGGACCAGCCTCCCGGAGAACATCCCCAGCGTCTAAGCCCCGCGTTAAGAAGGCTGTCTCACGACCACATAGTGCCACGTCAGGACATAGCGCACCTTCAGCATCGCAGACCAGCCTGGCTCCAGCCGCCGAGATTGTTCCCGCTTCAAAGTCTGCCGAGGACGACGCTAAGCACGCCGCTCTCGATGCCGTGTCTGAGAAGACGGCGGTTCAGGAGGTAGCAGTCCTTGCGGAGCAGGCTGAaaccgccgaggaggccgtggaagccgccaaggaggttgagggtgagaTCACTCTGCCAGAGACTTCCCCTGGGGTCAAGGCTGTCACAAACAGCATGGAGCGCATGAGCGTCGGGTCTGCCGATTCCAAGGCCGAAGTGAGCGGACATAGCAACGACAatacctcttccccctctccttctgccACAGAAGAAACCGAGGCTTCCGTCATCGACAACAAGGAGAGCCATTCCGAAATCTCCGCTATCGCCGCCTAA
- a CDS encoding uncharacterized protein (EggNog:ENOG503P1ZM; COG:J; BUSCO:EOG092650I8): protein MGIHSICNALSHLQNASRAKLGLTSIPNTKYNLRFALALHRAGFISSVTRAGLTPPPPEALLTFETEPVTSANVSTRRLWLGLKYFNNKPVMSNLQAVSKPKRPVTADYKQLSKIARGFQAGHIKGLNLGETLFLCTDKGVLEVREALEKRVGGLVLARVS from the coding sequence aTGGGCATCCACTCCATCTGCAacgccctctcccacctccaaaacGCCTCCCGCGCCAAGCTAGGCCTCACCTCGATCCCCAACACAAAGTACAACCTCCGcttcgccctcgccctccaccgCGCGggcttcatctcctccgtcacccGCGCCGgcctcaccccccctccccccgaaGCCCTTCTGACCTTCGAAACCGAACCCGTCACCTCGGCCAACGTCTCCACCCGTCGTCTGTGGCTGGGGCTCAAGtacttcaacaacaagcccgTCATGTCCAACCTACAGGCCGTGTCCAAGCCAAAGAGGCCGGTGACTGCGGATTACAAGCAGCTGTCCAAGATTGCGAGGGGGTTCCAGGCGGGGCATATCAAGGGGCTCAACCTGGGGGAGACGTTATTTTTGTGCACGGAtaagggggtgttggaggtgagggaggcgttggagaagagggtgggaggTCTGGTTCTGGCAAGGGTTTCGTag
- the LYS12 gene encoding homoisocitrate dehydrogenase (EggNog:ENOG503NWJP; COG:E) — translation MAARRALTIGLIPGDGIGKEVIPAGRRVLEALPASLGLKFDFVDLNAGWETFEKTGVALPEETVQTLQSCNGGLFGAVSSPTTAVKGYSSPIVALRKRLALYANVRPVKTVATAKKPIDMVIVRENTEDLYVKEEKTYDTPEGKVAEAIKRISEKASTNIAAMAGEIALRRQKIRASGAPSIHKGPLVTVTHKSNVLSQTDGLFRTASKAALADPKFSSVKVEEQIVDSMVYKLFRQPEAYDVIVAPNLYGDILSDGAAALVGSLGLVPSANVGKTFALGEPCHGSAPDIQGQGISNPIATIRSAALMLEFLDEEEAAAKIYAAVDANLEEGKYVSPDLGGTAKTEEVLQDILRRL, via the exons ATGGCTGCCAGAAGAGCTTTGACTATCG GCCTCATCCCCGGTGATGGCATCGGCAAGGAGGTCATCCCCGCTGGTCGCCGTGTCCTCGAGGCCCTCCCTGCCTCTCTGGGTCTGAAGTTCGACTTTGTCGACCTCAACGCCGGCTGGGAGACCTTTGAGAAGACCGGCGTTGCTCTGCCCGAAGAGACTGTCCAGACTCTCCAGAGCTGCAATGGCGGTCTTTTCGGTGCTGTTagctcccccaccaccgccgtcaaGGGGTACTCCTCCCCCATTGTCGCCCTCCGCAAAAGACTGGCTCTCTACGCCAACGTCCGCCCCGTCAAGACGGTCGCTACCGCAAAGAAGCCCATCGACATGGTCATCGTCCGTGAGAACACCGAGGACCTCTAcgtcaaggaggagaagaccTACGACACCCCCGAGGGCAAGGTCGCCGAGGCGATCAAGCGCATCTCCGAGAAGGCCAGCACCAAcatcgccgccatggccggTGAGATTGCCCTGCGCCGGCAAAAGATCCGGGCGAGCGGAGCCCCCAGCATCCACAAGGGCCCTCTCGTGACGGTGACTCACAAGTCCAACGTCCTGTCACAGACCGACGGCCTCTTCCGCACCGCCTCCAAGGCTGCCCTTGCCGACCCCAAGTTCAGCTCtgtcaaggttgaggagCAGATTGTTGACTCGATGGTCTACAAGCTCTTCCGCCAGCCTGAGGCGTATGATGTCATTGTTGCTCCTAACCTCTACGGCGACATCTTGTCTGATGGTGCCGCTGCTCTTGTTGGCTCGCTTGGTCTCGTTCCCAGCGCCAACGTTGGCAAGACTTTTGCTCTTGGTGAGCCCTGCCACGGCAGCGCGCCTGATATCCAGGGCCAGGGGATCTCCAACCCTATTGCTACTATCCGTAGCGCTGCGCTCATGCTGGAGTtccttgatgaggaggaggctgctgccaagATCTACGCTGCTGTGGATGCTAacttggaggagggcaagtACGTCAGCCCCGACTTGGGCGGCACTGCCAAGACTGAGGAGGTCTTGCAGGATATCCTTAGACGTCTTTaa